The following are encoded together in the Hippoglossus stenolepis isolate QCI-W04-F060 chromosome 12, HSTE1.2, whole genome shotgun sequence genome:
- the LOC118118621 gene encoding cytochrome P450 26C1 — protein MFTLQAQFGALWALGAALTSVLSALLLLALTRQLWSLRWSLTRDKESSLPLPKGSMGWPLVGETFHWLFQGSNFHISRRERHGNVFKTHLLGKPVIRVTGAENIRKILLGEHSLVCTQWPQSTRIILGPNTLVNSIGDLHKRKRKILAKVFSRGALESFLPRLQDVVKSEIAKWCSAPGSIDVYSAAKSLTFRIAVRVLLGLRLEEERIVYLAGIFEQLMNNLFSLPIDAPLSGLRKGIKAREILHANMEKIIKEKMARQQAEDEYHDAFDYMLSSAKEIGQEVSIQELKETAVELIFAAHSTTASASTSLILQLLRHPAVVERAGIELEAEGLGYEPHSGLGSSGATTEKDTDAGVTETTCLLNEVCQNHRDQDGFPQSQSHIPYLSLDKLSQLRYVDFVIKEVLRFLPPVSGGYRTALQTFELDGYQIPKGWSVMYSIRDTHETAAVFQSPELFDPDRFGPDREESRSARFSYVPFGGGVRSCVGKELAQIILKTLTVELIGTCKWALATENFPKMQTVPIVHPVNGLHVHFTYNHTL, from the exons ATGTTCACCCTGCAGGCTCAGTTCGGGGCTCTGTGGGCTCTTGGCGCTGCGCTCACCTCGGTGCTGTCCGCGCTCCTGCTGCTGGCGCTCACCCGGCAGCTGTGGAGCCTCCGCTGGAGCCTGACCCGGGACAAAGAGAGCAGCCTGCCGCTGCCGAAGGGCTCCATGGGCTGGCCGCTGGTCGGAGAGACCTTCCACTGGCTGTTCCAG GGCTCCAACTTCCACATTTCCCGCAGAGAACGTCACGGCAACGTGTTCAAGACCCACCTGCTTGGGAAGCCCGTCATCAGGGTCACAGGGGCTGAGAACATCCGCAAGATCCTGCTGGGCGAGCACAGCCTGGTGTGCACCCAGTGGCCCCAGAGCACTCGCATCATCCTGGGGCCCAACACCCTGGTCAACTCCATCGGGGACCTGcacaagaggaagagaaag ATCTTGGCTAAAGTGTTTAGCCGAGGGGCCCTGGAGTCCTTCCTTCCCCGGCTGCAGGACGTCGTCAAGTCTGAAATCGCCAAGTGGTGCTCGGCGCCAGGTTCCATCGACGTTTACAGCGCCGCCAAGTCCTTGACGTTCCGTATCGCCGTCCGGGTCCTGCTGGGTCtgcggctggaggaggagcggaTCGTGTACCTGGCTGGCATCTTCGAGCAGCTGATGAACAACCTGTTCTCGCTCCCAATAGACGCTCCGCTCAGCGGCCTCCGCAAG GGAATTAAAGCCAGAGAAATCCTGCACGCCAACATGGAGAAAATCATCAAGGAGAAGATGGCGCGGCAGCAGGCGGAGGACGAGTATCATGACGCCTTTGACTACATGTTGTCCAGCGCCAAAGAGATCGGACAGGAGGTCAGCATCCAGGAGCTGAAG GAAACAGCAGTCGAGTTGATCTTCGCCGCTCACTCCACCACAGCCAGCGCCTCCACGTCTCTGATTCTGCAGCTCCTTCGTCACCCTGCGGTGGTGGAGAGGGCCGGAATCGAGCTGGAGGCCGAGGGCTTGGGGTACGAACCCCACAGCGGTCTCGGCTCCTCTGGCGCCACCACGGAGAAAGACACTGACGCCGGCGTCACAGAGACGACCTGCCTGCTGAACGAAGTGTGTCAGAATCACAGGGACCAGGACGGTTTCCCACAGTCCCAGTCCCACATACCGTACCTGAGCCTGGACAAGCTGAGCCAGCTGCGATATGTCGACTTTGTCATCAAAGAGGTGCTGCGCTTCCTGCCGCCAGTGTCCGGTGGTTACCGCACGGCCCTGCAGACGTTCGAATTAGAC GGCTACCAGATCCCTAAAGGCTGGAGTGTAATGTACAGTATCCGTGACACCCACGAGACCGCAGCCGTCTTCCAGAGTCCGGAGCTGTTCGACCCAGATCGGTTCGGTCCGGACCGGGAGGAGAGCAGGTCGGCTCGGTTCAGCTATGTGCCGTTCGGCGGCGGCGTGCGGAGCTGCGTGGGGAAAGAACTGGCACAGATCATCCTAAAGACTCTCACTGTGGAGCTGATCGGAACCTGCAAATGGGCTCTGGCCACAGAGAACTTTCCAAAGATGCAGACGGTGCCGATCGTGCATCCAGTGAACGGGCTGCACGTGCACTTCACGTACAACCACACACTTTAG
- the zgc:65997 gene encoding C-factor: MAAPVALIQGSSRGLGLEFCRHILRNKAPAAVIATCRDPDGAAELRGLEGQHPGRLTVLRLDVSREEDIRGAALRVKENFGRLDLIVNSSAMLHPSGKGETSLRDVSAQGIISTLTTNTVGPLVMAKYFAPLLQKGGGGFGQQPAEKAKQHSGVIVNITAKVGSIGDNGLGGWYSYRMSKAALNMATRNLSIELGRGRPKVVCVSLHPGTVSTDLSRPYHKNVPKDKLFSTEHSVNFLMSLIDALNMEKTGKAYNWDGTELPW; the protein is encoded by the exons ATGGCGGCCCCCGTGGCTCTCATTCAGGGCTCCAGCAGAGGACTGGGACTGGAGTTCTGCAGACACATCCTGAGGAACAAAGCCCCAGCGGCCGTCATCGCGACATGTCGGGACCCGGACGGGGCGGCCGAGCTGCGGGGCCTGGAGGGTCAACACCCGGGCAGGCTCACGGTCCTCCGGCTGGACGTGAGCCGGGAGGAGGACATCCGAGGAGCCGCGCTGCGCGTTAAGGAGAACTTCGGTCGGCTGGACCTGATCGTCAACTCGTCCGCGATGCTTCATCCCTCCGGGAAAGGAGAGACCAGCCTGAGAGACGTCTCTGCGCAG GGCATCATTTCCACACTGACGACCAACACAGTGGGTCCTCTGGTGATGGCCAAGTACTTTGCCCCCCTCCTTCAGAAGGGTGGAGGAGGTTTTGGTCAGCAGCCTGCGGAGAAAGCCAAGCAGCACAGCGGCGTCATCGTCAACATCACGGCCAAAGTGGGATCCATTGGTGACAACG GTCTTGGGGGTTGGTACAGCTACAGGATGTCTAAGGCAGCTCTCAACATGGCCACCAGGAATCTGTCTATAGAGCTGGGCCGCGGTCGCCCCAAG gtggtgtgtgtgtccttacatCCAGGAACAGTAAGCACAGACCTCTCCCGACCGTATCACAAGAATGTTCCAAAAGACAAGTTGTTCAGCACTGAACACTCGGTGAACTTTCTGATGAGCCTCATAGACGCACTGAATATGGAAAAGACTGGCAAAGCGTACAACTGGGACGGAACCGAACTTCCTTGGTAG